One genomic segment of Ostrinia nubilalis chromosome 20, ilOstNubi1.1, whole genome shotgun sequence includes these proteins:
- the LOC135081596 gene encoding zinc finger MYM-type protein 1-like: MSAPRKKLSGAENRKRAKEKFEDVNKSASKMRKWLYEAAPSSSSTDTSDTVSGISNNSCNLDTQVDSTNQLKLQGSDDGKQYHSSVLSQQGDNVQLASSDLLQLSSKDEIIDLMDPGTWPSQEKITDQQRSFLSKQAVLLNNEHPNNIDFRSTERNGRHLTHNMWFGTMANKEIIKRSWLVYSKTKNALYCTVCKLFASTSTSALCTEGLINWKKTLERLTEHEVSQTHKECFIKWKTRLQQMKLCQGIDRDIEQLIHSEKKKWRHILHVVMDAVMYLATNCLSFRGTKETLSDLTENFPQPSQGNFLNLVCLLAKYDPTLKYQLDHVKKGQVSYLSKTIQNEIIDMMAKKVRNTIINEIKEANYFTIMFDCTPDISHSEQMSQIIRYIKITETGCTIKESFIDFIEVDGKTGEYITQQILEKLEDDGLDIQKCRGQSYDNGSNMAGVYKGVQSRVMQMNELAMFVPCLAHSLNLVGVHSASSCPEAVNLFGLIQKLYCFFVGSTTRWKIMQKCTKTNLKGSSQTRWSAKHQAVTALLNNLPEVVKALEEIEESSSAAESKYEASHLLHAMMDFEFILNLSIWNNILREINRVNVEIQKEDIILPRSVMIMQGLVKIIQGMREKPIEHWIKEAATISEKLKIEPVLQNKRISKKKRQHDEFCEDESRTLDPNGLFSKDIKVVFDRILTEIETRVESAKSLHENFAFLSGHAFLNMSTDDLQKNGADLARKYSKDLNAVDFCQELSVFKDLVTEINEKSSAFDLLQHLCKNDLQEAFPNVSIALRIYCTLPTTSASCERSFSKLKIIKTYLRSTMSQERLSSLAILAIENKTAFETDFDELIDSFAEKKARRVKL, translated from the coding sequence ATGAGCGCACCGAGAAAAAAGCTTTCTGGGGCTGAAAATAGAAAAAGAGCTAAAGAGAAATTTGAAGACGTAAATAAATCTGCTTCTAAGATGAGAAAATGGCTTTACGAAGCGGCTCCATCGTCAAGTTCCACTGATACTTCGGATACGGTTTCAGGTATTTCCAATAACTCTTGTAATTTGGACACTCAAGTTGATTCGACAAATCAGTTGAAGCTTCAAGGTTCAGATGATGGCAAACAGTATCATTCGTCTGTGTTATCTCAGCAGGGAGATAACGTTCAACTAGCATCTAGTGACTTATTGCAGTTGAGCAGCAAAGACGAAATCATAGATTTAATGGATCCAGGTACATGGCCGAGCCAAGAGAAAATTACAGATCAACAAAGGTCATTTTTGAGTAAACAAGCTGTATTACTAAATAATGAACATCCAAATAACATAGACTTTAGGTCCACTGAACGCAACGGTAGGCATTTGACACATAACATGTGGTTCGGAACAATGGCAAATAAGGAAATTATTAAAAGATCCTGGCTTGTTTACTCGAAAACAAAAAATGCACTTTACTGCACTGTCTGCAAGTTATTTGCCAGCACTTCTACATCAGCGTTGTGTACAGAGGGTCTCATTAATTGGAAAAAGACTTTAGAAAGATTAACTGAGCATGAAGTATCACAAACGCATAAAGAATGTTTTATTAAGTGGAAAACCCGCCTGCAGCAAATGAAATTGTGCCAGGGCATTGATCGCGATATAGAGCAATTAATTCACtctgagaaaaaaaaatggagACATATTCTACATGTAGTAATGGACGCTGTCATGTATCTTGCCACAAACTGTCTTTCTTTTAGAGGTACTAAAGAAACACTGAGTGATCTCACTGAAAATTTTCCTCAACCTAGTCAAGGAAATTTTCTTAATTTGGTATGTCTACTTGCTAAATACGATCCTACTCTCAAGTATCAGTTAGATCACGTCAAAAAAGGACAGGTATCCTATTTGTCGAAAACAATTCAAAACGAAATAATCGATATGATGGCAAAAAAAGTTCGAAATACCATTATCAATGAGATCAAGGAGGCCAACTACTTTACCATCATGTTTGACTGCACTCCAGATATATCTCATTCAGAACAAATGAGCCAGATTATTCGgtatataaaaataacagaaaCTGGATGCACTATTAAGGAAagctttattgattttattgaagTAGATGGAAAAACTGGAGAATATATCACACAGCAAATTCTAGAAAAACTAGAAGATGATGGTTTGGATATTCAAAAATGCCGCGGACAATCTTACGACAACGGATCTAATATGGCTGGCGTATACAAAGGCGTCCAATCCAGAGTTATGCAAATGAACGAGCTGGCAATGTTTGTACCTTGTCTAGCACACTCTTTAAATCTTGTGGGCGTGCATTCAGCGTCATCATGTCCAGAAGCAGTTAACCTATTTGGgcttatacaaaaactttattgtttctttGTTGGATCCACCACGCGATggaaaataatgcaaaagtgtaCTAAAACAAACTTAAAAGGAAGTAGTCAAACCAGATGGTCAGCTAAACACCAAGCTGTTACTGCTCTATTAAATAATTTACCGGAAGTTGTCAAAGCTCTAGAAGAAATTGAAGAATCCTCTTCAGCCGCAGAATCGAAGTATGAAGctagtcatttactacatgcgATGATGGATTTCGAATTTATCCTCAACTTATCAATTTGGAATAATATTCTTCGAGAGATTAATAGAGTGAACGTTGAAATACAAAAAGAGGATATTATCTTGCCGCGTTCTGTGATGATAATGCAAGGTCTTGTTAAGATCATACAGGGAATGAGAGAAAAACCAATAGAACATTGGATCAAAGAAGCTGCAACTATAtcagaaaaattgaaaatagagcCAGTCCTTCAAAATAAACGAATTTCCAAAAAGAAAAGGCAACACGACGAATTCTGCGAAGATGAATCAAGAACTCTAGACCCAAATGGGCTATTTTCCAAAGATATAAAAGTAGTATTTGACAGAATTTTAACAGAAATAGAAACAAGGGTAGAGAGCGCAAAGAGTCTACATGAAAATTTCGCCTTCCTCAGTGGTCACGCGTTTTTAAATATGTCGACTGATGATCTGCAGAAAAATGGAGCCGATCTAGCACGAAAATATTCAAAAGACTTGAATGCAGTTGATTTTTGCCAGGAACTTTCTGTATTCAAAGACCTAGTAacagaaattaatgaaaaatcaaGTGCATTCGACCTGTTACAACATCTGTGTAAGAATGACTTGCAAGAAGCGTTTCCTAATGTTAGTATAGCTTTAAGGATATACTGCACATTACCGACGACATCTGCAAGCTGTGAGCGAAGTTTCAGCaaactgaaaataattaaaacctatCTGCGTTCAACAATGAGCCAAGAACGTTTATCTAGCCTCGCGATTCTAGCCATTGAAAATAAAACTGCCTTTGAAACGGACTTTGATGAGCTAATAGATTCTTTCGCGGAAAAGAAAGCACGCCGTGTGAAGCTGTAG